The sequence below is a genomic window from Salicibibacter cibarius.
TCCGGATCTATACCAGTGGCTTGTGCCGCCGACATATAAGTGTCACTTAGCGCTTCCATCGCTATGCCCAAGCCCCCGGAGGCTGAACCGGTGGCTCCCGCCAATACGTTGGCGGCAAAGGCTTGAGATACTAACGGATTTCCGGGAACATTTAAAATAATATCGGAAAGTTGAGCAAACCCGGGAACATTTTGCACAACTGTTCCAAACCCAACAGCCGCGCTTGTGTTAATAATAGCCAAGACGGAACCACTGGCTCCTTCATTCATGGCTGTAACGAACCCTCTGTATTTTTGAATGCATAAAAGTAAATTCAATACGATTCCCGATAATAAGGCAACGATAATGTCAAATTGCAAAATATTCAACGTGATGACAACGGTAAAAAGCGGCAGAATGGATATTAAAAAGGGGGGTGGCGTTTTTTTGATTGTATTTTCTTCTTCTTTTTTCTGCGGGGGCTCGGTGTACGTTTCACCTGCCTGTATTATTTTTTTCTCTCGCCATTTTAAATACGTGTAGCCGGTAATGGCCATAAAAGCGCCCGCGGTTAACCCCATGATGGGAGCCGCTGTTGCAGTCGTCCCATAGTAATCCGTGGGGATTAAGTTTTGGATTTGCGGGGTTCCAGGGAGAGCAACCATGGCAAATGTGAGTGTCCCAAACGCAAGCGTCGCTGGCATTAATCGTCGAGGCAGATTCGCTTCTTTAAACATGGCCAACGCAAGGGGATAAACGGCAAATGCGACGACGAATACACTAATGCCGCCGTACGCAAGGACTGCGCACGAGATTGATACGCCGAGAATCGCGCGTTTTGCACCGAGAACGTTGATAATGCCGGTGGCAATTGATTGTGCCATGCCAGTGTATTCCATCAGTTTACCGAAAACCGCGCCCAGCATAAACACCGGGAACCACTCTTTGGCAAAATCAACAAACCCACCCATATATGTGTTCGTATAGGCGTCCAACAAGTCAAGGCCACCGGTGATTGCCACGATACCGGCGCATATCGGGGCGATCCAGATGATGGACCATCCCCGATATGCCAGAATCATTAAAAGAATTAAACCGAGGAGTATGCCAAGCATGAAAAAACCCCTTTTTTCTATGGAATGTAAATCTATGTCGTTTTGGATGAATATTGGTAATGATATGCTTGTTGATATAAATCAATGATTTCGTCTTTTGTCGGGGTTTTGGGATTGTTGGCGGGGCTGCCACTCATGAGGGCGTCGTCCGCCATTTTTGGTAACACGCGTTCAAATTCTTCCTTTTCGATTCCCCAGTCGCCTAAATTGGGAATGTTCAAATGCTCGCAAAGGGCAAGAATATGATCGACGAGGCGATTTGCGCCTTCGCTTTCCGGCACATCTTTTAATTCTGGATAGACGTGACAGGCCAAATCATGTAAGCGTTCTTGACAAGCATCCTTACTATATTCCAACACGACGGGCAACAGCATGGCGTTGGAGATGCCATGGGGCACATGAAAAAGGGCGCCGATCGGTCTCGACATACCATGAACAAGACAGACAGAAGCGTTGGAAAAAGCCATCCCGGCTTGCATTGAAGCAAACATGGTATGGGATCGGGCGGTTCTGTCATCGCCATCGTTATAGGCGTCTTTCAAATTTTCCATGATTAATTGGAAAGAAGAGCGTGCAAGCTGGTCTGTGAATGGATGGGCGCATTTGGATATATACGCTTCCAATGCGTGTGTTAAAGAATCAATGCCGACAGCCGCTGTTGTGTTTTTCGGTGTGGAAAGGGTAAGAAGTGGGTCAACGATCGCGATCTTAGGCATAAACGCTGGTTGTTTGATCATCATTTTAATGCCGTTTTTTTCATTTGTAATGACCGTGGCATCAGTCGCTTCAGAGCCGGTTCCGCCAGTTGTCGGAATGGCAATGAGAGGAAGCGCTTCGTTTTCGGCGATCGTTTTTCCGTTGATGTAATCGCTTACAGATCCACCATTCGTCATGACAACTGCAACAGCCTTTGCCGTGTCGATGCTACTACCGCCGCCGATGCTTACAATCAGGTCGCATGCATGTTCTCTGCAAATAAACAACGCCTCGTCAACATACGTATCGGTAGGCTCCGATTCCACCCCCAAATACGTCACGACATCAACACCCGCTTCTTCCAATAACCGGTGACAAAGAGAGACATTCCCCAATTCGTTCATAACCGGATCGCTGATCAAGAGTGCCCGACTGCCTTCTAGATGGGCAATGTCTCCAACTTGTTTCAAACTGTTTTCCCCATAGACGGCTTGTCGCGGAAAATGCATAGAATGCATGGTGATCACCTTTCTTTCATAAAATTCGTATCCTTTATATATGCAATTTCTGTGCCGTTACGAGTCATGTTGTGTTTAGACACGTATACAACAATAGATTGAAAGGGCATGGACAGTTTTGTTCCACAGTAGTGTCTATACAGTTATACAGTTATCCGTCTAATGTTTTTACATGGCCTGAAATAATTAGAAGGTTGAAGGGCATTTTCGGTTACCGTATACAGAAATCCGGCATGAAGGTGTGTCGTTATTTCTTTATTTATGAAAAGTCACTTTTTCTAATGTGTGGCATGGAGTTTGCATAAGAAAATGATGACATTGTTTATATGAGGAGGTCACCGATGAACGTTCAAGATTTAATTGCACCGGCCCAGTATAATATTGCTGATGCGGTAGAGAAATTCGCAGAAGGCCCTAACCGTACGGCAATTCGTTGGAAGAGTGAAAAGGGAGACACTCGAGAAGTTTCTTATTCGGCGTTGGCCGCAAAAACAAATCAATACGCGCAAGTGTTACGGCGTTCCGGGCTGGAAAAAGGGGACAGAGTTTTAATTATCCTGCCTCGAATTCCTGAGGCCTACATCACTTACCTTGCTTGCCTCAAAGCCGGTTTGGTTGCCATTCCATGCTCCGAAATGCTTCGAAAAAAAGATCTGGAATTTCGAATGGAACACTCTGGAGCGAGAGGGATTGTGGCTTATGATCAGGCAATTGCCGAAGTCAATGCCATCGAGGGCGGTCATGAAGCACTCGAGCGGAGGTTTATCATTGGACAAAAGGTTGATGGCTGGTCCTCGATCGAAGAATTCGCCGAGAAAGAAAACGAACAATACGAGGGTGAAAAAACATCGAGAGATGATATGGCTTTCCTTTCCTATACGTCCGGGACAACGGGAAACCCCAAAGGTGTCGCCCACACGCATGGATGGGGTTATGCCCATGTAGAGACTGCTGCAAAAAAATGGTTGAACGTGAAGGAAGGAGACCTCGTTTGGGCAACGGCCGCCCCCGGATGGCAGAAGTGGGTCTGGAGCCCTTTCTTGTCAACGATCAGCCTTGGAGCGACAGCATTTGTTTATCACGGAGGTTTTAATCCGGACACTTATTTACAGTTATTAGAAAAGGAAAAAATCGAAATATTATGCTGTACGCCCACTGAATATCGTTTGATGGTAAGTGTCGATGATCTTAAAAGCTATGATCTTTCGAATCTGAAGAGCGCGGTTTCTGCAGGCGAACCTCTCAATCGTCCCGTGATTGACGCTTTTCAACGAGCCTTTGATATTAATGTTCGTGATGGGTACGGCCAAACCGAAAACACGTTGCTCGTGAGCATTCAGGAAGGTATGGAAATCAAACCGGGGTCTATGGGTAAACCAACACCGGGCAATCAAGTCGCGGTTATTAATGAAGATGGCGTACCTTGCCATACAGGGGAAGTGGGAGACATCGCCGTTCATAAAGATTCCCCGGCGCTTTTTAAGGCATACTACCGTGACCCGGAACGAACGAAAGCCACATATCGAGGGGATTGGTACCTAACCGGAGACCAAGCCTACCAGGATGAAGATGACTATTTTTGGTTCGTAGGCAGAAGTGACGATATTATCATTAGTTCCGGTTACACGATTGGCCCATTTGAAGTAGAGGATGCTTTAGTCAAACACGATGCAGTAAAAGAATGTGCGGTCGTTGGGGTCCCCGATGAAATCAGGGGCAATATTGTCAAAGCGTATGTTGTGCTCCGGGATTCCGAAAGCATTGGCAATAAGGAAGAACTTGTTAGCGAATTGCAGGACCATACCAAACGGTTGACCGCTCCCTATAAATATCCGAGAAAAATTGAATTTATTGATGAACTGCCCAAAACGACCTCCGGAAAAATCAGGCGCATCTCACTTAGAAATGAAGCAAAAGAGACGACATGATGAATTGTTAAAGTCGCCATGTTGTTTTAGTATAATGGTAGTAAGCGCTTACAATTTTAAAAAGTGAGGGGTCGGTGCAAATGATTTCAAATGATCACGTCAAGCAATGGATGAATCTACAGCCGGTAACATTGTCTAAGGAAGATACGCTCCCGGAAACGCTTGTGCTTTTCTCGGAAATCACAGACAAGGAATTGCCTGTCGTGGAAGATGGTCATTTGCTTGGGGTCGTTACTTTGCAAGATTGTGTGGCGCATTTGGACGAAGGAAAAGTCTCTGCGATTATGAAAACCGATTATAACGCGGTCAGCCATGATTTTTCATTAAATGATAAAAAAACGTCAGAACGGCCGCTCTATGTCCTTCATGAAAAAAACGGCGCCTTGGAAGGCGTGGTCGGGCACGAGGAAATGATTGCTTATTACGAATACGTACGGGAGCAGGAAAAAGATGCCAGGCAAACGATTGAATGGTTGAAACTTGGGTTCGACACGGCATACGAAGGAGTTGCCATCGTTGATGAAAAAGGGATTATACAACTGTTTAACGAAGCATACAGCCGCTATGTCGGAGTGAGCAAAGAAGAAGCACTGGGAAGGCCGGCAGCGGATGTTATCGAAAATTCACGTTTACCGGCCGTGTTAAAAACAGGCGTTCCCGAACGAAGCCAACCACACCGATTACAAGGGCAAGAATTGGTCGTGCATCGGTTGCCGATCTGGAAGGACGGCAGAGTGATCGGCGCGGTCGGAATTTTGGTTTATGAAGGTATTTCCGAGATCCGCCAAGTCCTTCAAAGGATGGAACGATTACAGACAATAGACAAACAATCTGACAAGCAAATGAGCCGAGAACCGACCGCCCAAGGGCCGATACATTTTGATGATATTATCGGTGAAAGCCCCGGGATTTCGAAAATAAAAAGGATCGGAAGGAAGGCCTCTAAAGCAAAAGCAACGGTTTTAATAACGGGGGAATCAGGCGTTGGGAAAGAGCCATTTGCCCGTGCCATTCATGAAGATGGAAACAGAACCAATGGTCCTTTCGTGGCCGTAAACTGTGCGGCGATCCCCGAAAACCTTTTGGAATCGGAATTATTTGGGTATGTGCAAGGGGCGTTTACCGGGACACGCAATAACGGCAAGCCGGGTAAAGTCGAACTGGCAAGTGGAGGAACTTTATTTTTGGATGAAATCGGGGATATGCCCCTTACGACGCAAGCAAAAATTTTACGGGTTCTGCAGGAAAAAGAAGTGGACCGCGTGGGAGGAACCAACCCGATCCCCGTTGATTTTCGCCTTATCGCGGCGACGAATAAAGATTTAAAAAAACAGATGGAAGAAGATAAATTCCGGGAAGATTTATTTTATCGCCTTCACGTGATACCGCTTCATATCCCGCCTTTAAGGGATCGGAAACAGGATATTCCTTTAATTATTGCCGATCGGCTGCCGAAATTAAGTGAGGAAAACGAAACGCAGGAAACGAC
It includes:
- a CDS encoding GntP family permease, giving the protein MLGILLGLILLMILAYRGWSIIWIAPICAGIVAITGGLDLLDAYTNTYMGGFVDFAKEWFPVFMLGAVFGKLMEYTGMAQSIATGIINVLGAKRAILGVSISCAVLAYGGISVFVVAFAVYPLALAMFKEANLPRRLMPATLAFGTLTFAMVALPGTPQIQNLIPTDYYGTTATAAPIMGLTAGAFMAITGYTYLKWREKKIIQAGETYTEPPQKKEEENTIKKTPPPFLISILPLFTVVITLNILQFDIIVALLSGIVLNLLLCIQKYRGFVTAMNEGASGSVLAIINTSAAVGFGTVVQNVPGFAQLSDIILNVPGNPLVSQAFAANVLAGATGSASGGLGIAMEALSDTYMSAAQATGIDPEAFHRIASLSSAGLDSLPHNGAILTILIVTGMSHKESYKDIAVVSVIIPILSVIPAIILASFGIY
- a CDS encoding iron-containing alcohol dehydrogenase, with the protein product MHSMHFPRQAVYGENSLKQVGDIAHLEGSRALLISDPVMNELGNVSLCHRLLEEAGVDVVTYLGVESEPTDTYVDEALFICREHACDLIVSIGGGSSIDTAKAVAVVMTNGGSVSDYINGKTIAENEALPLIAIPTTGGTGSEATDATVITNEKNGIKMMIKQPAFMPKIAIVDPLLTLSTPKNTTAAVGIDSLTHALEAYISKCAHPFTDQLARSSFQLIMENLKDAYNDGDDRTARSHTMFASMQAGMAFSNASVCLVHGMSRPIGALFHVPHGISNAMLLPVVLEYSKDACQERLHDLACHVYPELKDVPESEGANRLVDHILALCEHLNIPNLGDWGIEKEEFERVLPKMADDALMSGSPANNPKTPTKDEIIDLYQQAYHYQYSSKTT
- the mbcS gene encoding acyl-CoA synthetase MbcS, which produces MNVQDLIAPAQYNIADAVEKFAEGPNRTAIRWKSEKGDTREVSYSALAAKTNQYAQVLRRSGLEKGDRVLIILPRIPEAYITYLACLKAGLVAIPCSEMLRKKDLEFRMEHSGARGIVAYDQAIAEVNAIEGGHEALERRFIIGQKVDGWSSIEEFAEKENEQYEGEKTSRDDMAFLSYTSGTTGNPKGVAHTHGWGYAHVETAAKKWLNVKEGDLVWATAAPGWQKWVWSPFLSTISLGATAFVYHGGFNPDTYLQLLEKEKIEILCCTPTEYRLMVSVDDLKSYDLSNLKSAVSAGEPLNRPVIDAFQRAFDINVRDGYGQTENTLLVSIQEGMEIKPGSMGKPTPGNQVAVINEDGVPCHTGEVGDIAVHKDSPALFKAYYRDPERTKATYRGDWYLTGDQAYQDEDDYFWFVGRSDDIIISSGYTIGPFEVEDALVKHDAVKECAVVGVPDEIRGNIVKAYVVLRDSESIGNKEELVSELQDHTKRLTAPYKYPRKIEFIDELPKTTSGKIRRISLRNEAKETT
- a CDS encoding sigma 54-interacting transcriptional regulator, which translates into the protein MISNDHVKQWMNLQPVTLSKEDTLPETLVLFSEITDKELPVVEDGHLLGVVTLQDCVAHLDEGKVSAIMKTDYNAVSHDFSLNDKKTSERPLYVLHEKNGALEGVVGHEEMIAYYEYVREQEKDARQTIEWLKLGFDTAYEGVAIVDEKGIIQLFNEAYSRYVGVSKEEALGRPAADVIENSRLPAVLKTGVPERSQPHRLQGQELVVHRLPIWKDGRVIGAVGILVYEGISEIRQVLQRMERLQTIDKQSDKQMSREPTAQGPIHFDDIIGESPGISKIKRIGRKASKAKATVLITGESGVGKEPFARAIHEDGNRTNGPFVAVNCAAIPENLLESELFGYVQGAFTGTRNNGKPGKVELASGGTLFLDEIGDMPLTTQAKILRVLQEKEVDRVGGTNPIPVDFRLIAATNKDLKKQMEEDKFREDLFYRLHVIPLHIPPLRDRKQDIPLIIADRLPKLSEENETQETTIEKEVLERMFQYDWPGNVRELLNVLEQMFHLCEDDHIRLEDLPDGFSEHNQVSESLSEWQERKQKQEERFERKQIEKVLGEVDGNKSKAAKRLGISRATLYNKLSRFS